Proteins found in one Seonamhaeicola sp. S2-3 genomic segment:
- a CDS encoding M48 family metallopeptidase, with translation MKLKNAFILIAFVVFCLACATNPFTGKKTMAFVSNNQLFPTAFAQYNEVLTENKVIKGTADAEMIKRVGQRIAVAAERYLNANGFEGYLKDYKWEYSLIESEQINAWCMPGGKIAFYTGILPIADNETGIAAIMGHEVAHALANHGQQRMSAAYLQQGLAVAGNVALSKDQQALGIFNQSFGVVSNVAGMLPFSRSHETEADKIGVYLMAIAGYNPDEAANLWERMKANSGGQSTPEFLSTHPSNDSRIENLKALAPKAKEEAKKYGVTSFRPLGDF, from the coding sequence ATGAAACTGAAAAACGCATTTATATTAATAGCTTTTGTGGTATTTTGTTTAGCATGTGCAACAAATCCTTTTACAGGAAAAAAAACAATGGCATTTGTTTCCAATAATCAGTTGTTTCCAACAGCTTTTGCTCAATATAACGAGGTACTAACTGAAAATAAAGTGATAAAAGGTACAGCAGATGCAGAAATGATTAAAAGAGTAGGACAGCGTATTGCAGTTGCTGCAGAACGCTATCTTAATGCTAATGGTTTTGAAGGCTATTTGAAAGATTACAAATGGGAATATTCTCTTATAGAATCTGAACAAATAAATGCATGGTGTATGCCAGGAGGAAAAATTGCTTTTTATACAGGTATATTACCAATTGCAGATAATGAAACTGGTATTGCAGCTATAATGGGGCATGAAGTAGCTCATGCTTTGGCAAACCACGGACAACAACGTATGAGTGCTGCTTATTTACAACAAGGATTAGCTGTAGCTGGTAATGTGGCATTATCTAAGGACCAGCAAGCATTGGGTATTTTTAACCAATCTTTTGGTGTGGTTTCTAATGTTGCAGGAATGTTACCTTTTAGTAGAAGTCATGAAACCGAAGCAGATAAAATAGGTGTTTATTTAATGGCTATTGCTGGTTATAACCCAGATGAGGCTGCAAACTTATGGGAGCGTATGAAAGCCAATAGCGGCGGTCAATCTACTCCTGAGTTTTTAAGTACTCACCCATCAAACGATTCTCGTATAGAAAACCTTAAAGCATTAGCGCCTAAAGCAAAAGAAGAAGCTAAAAAATATGGGGTTACAAGTTTTAGACCACTAGGAGATTTCTAG
- a CDS encoding MFS transporter encodes MAVLEKGSKKLLHAWAFYDWANSVYTLTIASSLFPIFYSSLFETKDQLVSAFGFEMKQTVLISIVTAFTFLVVAFLSPILSGIADYVGNKKNFMKFFCYMGGLGCIGLYFFNLNCIHTSVLFYFMGLLGYWGSLVFYNSYLPDIAFPEQQDSISAKGFSWGYVGSVILLIVNLAMVMSQTDGAGKMQMMKYSFVTVGVWWILFSQYTFYFLPKGSSKGHKVTKDVVFNGFKELQLVWQQLKTNKRLKRYLNAFFVFSMAVQTIMLMAVYFGEKEIAWTNNDEKTQGLIVSILVIQLVAVGGAIITSRMSEKYGNIKTLIVINVIWMALCFYAFFMKTPMQFYIAAVIVGFVMGGVQSLARSTYSKFLPETDDTTSYFSFYDVAEKIGIVIGMTIFAIVDQIESMRSAILFLFVFFLVGIVLLFKVPEEA; translated from the coding sequence ATGGCAGTATTAGAAAAGGGTAGTAAAAAATTACTTCACGCTTGGGCGTTTTATGATTGGGCAAACTCAGTTTACACACTTACAATTGCTTCATCACTATTTCCAATATTTTATTCTAGTTTGTTTGAAACCAAAGACCAATTGGTATCTGCTTTTGGTTTTGAAATGAAACAAACTGTTTTAATATCTATAGTTACAGCATTTACGTTTTTAGTAGTAGCCTTTCTTTCTCCTATATTATCTGGCATTGCAGATTATGTTGGTAATAAAAAGAATTTTATGAAATTTTTCTGTTACATGGGAGGGTTAGGATGCATTGGCTTATATTTTTTCAACCTAAATTGTATACATACAAGTGTGCTTTTTTATTTCATGGGATTATTAGGTTATTGGGGAAGCTTAGTTTTTTATAACTCGTATTTACCAGATATAGCTTTTCCTGAGCAGCAAGACAGTATCAGTGCCAAAGGTTTTTCTTGGGGTTATGTAGGTAGCGTTATTTTACTTATAGTGAATTTAGCTATGGTTATGAGCCAAACAGATGGTGCTGGAAAAATGCAAATGATGAAATACTCATTCGTAACTGTGGGTGTTTGGTGGATTTTATTTAGTCAATACACTTTTTATTTTTTACCTAAAGGAAGCTCAAAAGGGCATAAGGTAACTAAAGATGTGGTTTTTAACGGTTTTAAAGAGCTACAATTAGTTTGGCAACAATTAAAAACAAATAAAAGATTAAAACGTTACTTAAATGCTTTTTTTGTGTTTAGTATGGCTGTACAAACCATAATGCTAATGGCTGTTTATTTTGGAGAAAAAGAAATAGCTTGGACTAATAACGATGAAAAAACACAGGGTTTAATAGTTAGTATTTTGGTTATACAATTGGTGGCTGTAGGCGGTGCTATTATTACATCTAGAATGTCTGAAAAGTACGGAAACATAAAAACACTTATTGTTATAAATGTAATTTGGATGGCGCTTTGTTTTTATGCCTTTTTTATGAAAACACCTATGCAATTTTACATAGCCGCAGTAATAGTTGGTTTTGTAATGGGAGGTGTGCAGTCTTTAGCAAGATCTACGTATTCAAAGTTTTTACCAGAAACAGATGATACTACGTCGTATTTTAGCTTTTATGATGTTGCCGAAAAAATAGGTATTGTAATTGGTATGACAATTTTTGCTATTGTAGATCAAATAGAAAGTATGCGTTCAGCTATATTATTCTTATTTGTGTTTTTTTTAGTGGGTATTGTGTTATTATTTAAAGTACCCGAAGAAGCTTGA
- the metE gene encoding 5-methyltetrahydropteroyltriglutamate--homocysteine S-methyltransferase, with protein MKTTILGHPRIGKNRELKKACEQYWAGKTTETDLTNTASKIKKENWLNQQKIGIDSIPSNDFSFYDQVLDTCLTLGCIPDRFKKIDKKNLLNLYFAMARGLQNEHIDVTAMEMTKWFDTNYHYIVPEFEKNQSFSFFSKKIINEYKEALSHGVKTKPVIIAPVTFLLLGKEKETGFDKLDLLENLLPVYFEILDELSKLGVEYIQFDEPCLALDLSTKAQEAITFTYKAISEKFPNLKLFLANYFDCYSSNLNLALSLPVHTLHLDLVRCPLQIDDILQSENYNPKTHLSLGLVDGRNIWINSFEDSLKIIDKIKTKIPADKLWIATSCSLLHVPYDLNSEKNMQPDIKQWLAFAQQKLEEVVAIKHLTSAENNDFAYLFEENKLANINKSKSKIIHNPSVKNRVSDLSDSDSERNSPFKIRQAKQKSSLNLPLFPTTTIGSFPQTKEVRSWRLQHKNGQLSTESYNKKIAKEIEDSIRFQENIGLDVLVHGEFERNDMVEYFGERLNGFVFSDFGWVQSYGSRCVKPPILFGDVSRKEPLTVAWSTYAQSLTSLPVKGMLTGPVTILQWSFVRNDQPRATTCNQIALAIRDEVADLETNGIKIIQIDEPAIREGLPLRKHEWKHYLNWAINAFKISASVAKDETQIHTHMCYSEFNDIIEDIAKMDADVITIETSRSEMELLDAFVNFKYPNEIGPGVYDIHSPRVPTVKEIEKLLNKAKDVLPKEHIWVNPDCGLKTRHWPETKSALKNLVFVAKKLREEALQPV; from the coding sequence ATGAAAACTACTATTTTAGGGCACCCAAGAATTGGTAAAAACAGAGAACTTAAAAAAGCTTGTGAGCAATATTGGGCTGGAAAAACTACTGAAACAGACTTAACAAACACAGCTTCAAAAATTAAAAAAGAAAACTGGTTAAACCAACAAAAAATTGGTATAGACAGCATACCTTCAAACGATTTCTCGTTTTATGACCAAGTTTTAGACACCTGTTTAACATTAGGTTGCATACCTGATAGATTTAAAAAAATAGACAAAAAAAATTTATTAAACCTATATTTTGCCATGGCACGCGGTCTACAAAATGAGCATATTGATGTTACTGCCATGGAAATGACAAAATGGTTTGACACTAACTACCATTACATAGTTCCTGAATTTGAAAAAAACCAGAGTTTTAGCTTTTTCTCAAAAAAAATAATTAATGAATATAAAGAAGCTCTTAGCCATGGCGTAAAAACAAAACCTGTAATTATTGCCCCCGTAACCTTTTTACTGTTAGGAAAAGAAAAAGAAACTGGTTTTGATAAACTAGATTTGCTTGAAAATTTACTCCCTGTATATTTTGAAATTTTAGATGAGTTATCAAAACTTGGTGTTGAATACATACAGTTTGATGAACCTTGTTTAGCTTTAGATTTAAGCACAAAAGCACAAGAAGCCATTACATTTACCTACAAAGCTATCAGCGAAAAATTTCCAAATTTAAAACTGTTTTTAGCCAATTATTTTGATTGTTACAGCAGTAATTTAAACCTAGCACTAAGTTTACCTGTACATACTTTACATTTAGATTTGGTGAGATGCCCTCTTCAAATTGATGATATTTTACAATCTGAAAATTACAATCCAAAAACACATTTATCATTAGGCTTAGTTGATGGTAGAAATATTTGGATTAACAGTTTTGAAGATTCACTAAAAATTATTGATAAAATAAAAACTAAAATACCTGCTGATAAATTATGGATTGCTACATCTTGCTCTCTTTTACACGTGCCGTATGATTTAAACTCAGAAAAAAACATGCAACCTGATATTAAACAATGGCTTGCCTTTGCACAACAAAAACTTGAAGAAGTTGTTGCTATAAAACATTTAACATCTGCTGAGAATAATGATTTTGCTTATTTATTTGAAGAAAATAAACTGGCAAATATTAACAAATCAAAATCTAAAATTATACACAACCCAAGTGTAAAAAACCGTGTAAGTGACCTATCTGATTCTGACAGTGAAAGAAACAGCCCCTTTAAAATTAGACAAGCAAAACAAAAAAGCAGCTTAAACTTACCGCTTTTCCCAACAACAACTATTGGGTCTTTTCCGCAAACAAAAGAAGTTAGAAGTTGGCGTTTGCAACATAAAAATGGGCAACTTTCAACAGAAAGTTATAATAAAAAAATTGCTAAAGAAATTGAAGATTCCATTCGCTTTCAAGAAAATATTGGTTTAGATGTATTAGTTCACGGTGAGTTTGAACGTAATGATATGGTTGAATATTTTGGTGAACGCCTAAACGGTTTTGTATTTAGTGATTTTGGTTGGGTACAAAGTTATGGCTCTAGATGTGTTAAGCCTCCTATTTTGTTTGGCGATGTCTCTAGAAAAGAACCACTAACCGTTGCCTGGTCTACTTACGCACAATCTTTAACCTCATTACCCGTAAAAGGCATGCTAACAGGTCCTGTAACTATTTTACAATGGTCTTTTGTTAGAAATGATCAACCACGTGCAACAACATGTAATCAAATAGCTTTAGCAATTAGAGATGAAGTAGCCGATTTAGAAACGAACGGTATTAAAATAATTCAAATTGACGAACCCGCAATTAGAGAAGGCTTACCGTTAAGAAAACATGAATGGAAACATTATCTTAATTGGGCTATAAATGCTTTTAAAATTTCGGCAAGCGTAGCAAAAGACGAAACCCAAATACATACCCACATGTGCTACTCTGAATTTAATGATATTATTGAAGACATTGCTAAAATGGATGCCGATGTGATAACCATTGAAACCTCGCGCTCTGAAATGGAATTGCTTGACGCTTTTGTTAATTTTAAATACCCTAATGAAATTGGTCCTGGCGTGTATGACATACATTCACCTAGAGTACCTACTGTAAAAGAAATTGAAAAACTATTAAATAAAGCTAAAGATGTTTTACCAAAAGAACATATTTGGGTAAACCCAGACTGCGGATTAAAAACTCGTCATTGGCCAGAAACCAAAAGCGCTTTAAAAAACTTAGTTTTTGTTGCTAAAAAACTTAGAGAAGAAGCACTGCAACCAGTATAA
- a CDS encoding Lrp/AsnC family transcriptional regulator codes for MENNSTPRLDDIDLRLLKLLQHNSNLTVKELGARVNLSATPVFERIKKLEKNGFIKKYAAILNAEKLNKGLVVFCNVTLKEHTRSIGRQFVKDIIALKEVVECYNISGDYDFLLKIMVRDMKEYQNFVLDHLGSIKNIGSAHSTFVMGEIKHDYAVPI; via the coding sequence ATGGAAAATAATTCTACACCACGTCTTGATGATATTGATTTAAGACTTTTGAAGTTGTTGCAACACAACTCAAATTTAACAGTTAAAGAGCTTGGAGCTAGAGTAAACTTATCGGCAACGCCTGTTTTTGAGCGTATTAAAAAATTAGAAAAAAATGGATTTATTAAAAAGTATGCTGCAATTTTAAATGCTGAAAAATTAAATAAAGGTTTAGTTGTATTTTGTAATGTTACTTTAAAAGAGCACACCCGCAGTATAGGAAGACAGTTTGTTAAAGATATAATAGCTCTAAAAGAAGTTGTAGAATGTTATAATATTTCAGGTGATTATGATTTTTTACTGAAAATTATGGTGCGTGATATGAAGGAATATCAAAATTTTGTTTTAGATCACTTAGGAAGTATAAAAAACATAGGTAGCGCACATAGTACGTTTGTAATGGGAGAGATAAAGCACGATTATGCTGTACCAATTTAA
- a CDS encoding ATP-dependent Clp protease ATP-binding subunit produces the protein MDDNFSPRVKDVIAYSKEEALRLGHDFIGTEHLMLGLLRDGNGKAINILNALDIDLNHLRRKVEILSPANPNISIASNQKKNLHLTRQAERALKTTFLEAKLFQSSSINTAHLLLCILRNENDPTTKLLNKLKVDYDNVKEQFKFMITNDNDYIEPKSESFQDDNPNPEDSSSKDIFNPTSGKSNKKSKTPVLDNFGRDLTALAEEGKLDPVVGREKEIQRVSQILSRRKKNNPLLIGEPGVGKSAIAEGLALRIVKRKVSRILFNKRVVTLDLASLVAGTKYRGQFEERMKAVMNELEKNDDVILFIDEIHTIVGAGGATGSLDASNMFKPALARGEIQCIGATTLDEYRQYIEKDGALERRFQKVIVEPTSVEETIEILNNIKGKYEEHHNVDYTPEAIEACVKLTNRYMTERFLPDKAIDALDEAGSRVHITNIDVPKQIIELEKQLEDIKETKNAVVRKQKYEEAAKLRDDEKRLEKELAIAQEKWEEDTKQHREIVTEDNVADVISMMTGVPVNRIAQTEINKLAELPNLIKGKVIGQDEAVSKVVKAIQRNRAGLKDPNKPIGSFIFLGQTGVGKTQLAKVLSRELFDSEDALVRIDMSEYMEKFAISRLIGAPPGYVGYEEGGQLTEKVRRKPYAVILLDEIEKAHPDVFNMLLQVLDDGYLTDSLGRKIDFRNTIIIMTSNIGARRLKDFGTGVGFGTAAQKAQEDANARSVIENALKKSFAPEFLNRIDDVIVFNPLEKEDINKIIDIELEKLLARIKGLGYVLKLTNSAKDYIAEKGFDKQYGARPLKRAIQKYIEDALAEEIVASNIQDGDKIKIDLDKKADELKISIEKAEKPAES, from the coding sequence ATGGATGATAATTTTTCACCAAGAGTAAAAGATGTAATTGCTTATAGCAAAGAAGAAGCGTTGCGTTTAGGTCATGATTTTATTGGCACTGAACACTTAATGCTTGGGCTTTTGCGCGATGGTAATGGTAAAGCTATTAATATATTAAACGCTTTAGATATTGACTTAAATCATTTAAGGCGAAAAGTAGAAATATTAAGTCCTGCAAACCCCAATATATCTATAGCTTCTAACCAAAAAAAGAACCTACACTTAACAAGGCAGGCAGAACGCGCTTTAAAAACCACGTTTTTAGAAGCTAAATTATTTCAAAGCTCATCAATTAACACAGCGCACTTGCTATTGTGTATTCTTAGAAACGAAAACGACCCCACTACCAAGCTTTTAAATAAGCTAAAAGTAGACTACGATAATGTTAAAGAACAATTTAAATTTATGATTACAAACGACAACGATTATATAGAACCAAAATCAGAATCTTTTCAAGATGACAATCCAAATCCCGAAGATTCATCTTCAAAAGATATTTTTAACCCCACATCTGGTAAATCTAACAAAAAGTCTAAAACACCTGTTCTAGATAATTTTGGTCGTGATTTAACAGCGCTTGCCGAAGAAGGCAAGTTAGACCCTGTTGTTGGTAGAGAAAAAGAAATACAACGTGTCTCACAGATTTTAAGCAGAAGAAAGAAAAACAATCCGCTTTTAATTGGAGAACCTGGAGTTGGTAAATCTGCTATTGCTGAAGGATTAGCCCTTAGAATTGTAAAACGAAAAGTCTCTAGAATACTTTTTAACAAACGTGTAGTTACATTAGATCTAGCAAGTTTAGTTGCAGGAACTAAATACCGTGGACAGTTTGAAGAACGCATGAAAGCAGTGATGAATGAACTTGAAAAGAATGATGATGTTATTCTTTTTATTGATGAAATTCACACCATTGTTGGTGCTGGTGGCGCCACTGGAAGTTTAGACGCTTCTAACATGTTTAAGCCCGCTTTAGCAAGAGGTGAAATTCAATGTATTGGAGCTACCACACTTGATGAATACAGACAATATATAGAAAAAGACGGTGCTTTAGAACGTCGTTTTCAAAAAGTAATTGTAGAACCAACTAGTGTAGAAGAAACCATTGAAATTTTAAATAATATTAAAGGTAAATACGAAGAACATCATAATGTAGATTACACACCTGAAGCTATTGAAGCTTGTGTAAAATTAACCAATAGATATATGACAGAGCGTTTCCTTCCAGATAAAGCTATTGATGCTTTAGACGAAGCAGGCTCTCGTGTTCACATCACAAATATTGATGTTCCTAAGCAAATAATTGAGCTTGAAAAACAGCTTGAAGATATTAAGGAAACTAAAAATGCCGTAGTACGTAAACAAAAATACGAAGAGGCCGCAAAATTAAGAGATGATGAAAAGCGCCTTGAAAAAGAATTAGCTATAGCCCAAGAAAAATGGGAAGAAGACACCAAACAGCATCGTGAAATTGTAACAGAAGACAATGTTGCCGATGTTATTTCTATGATGACTGGTGTTCCTGTAAATCGTATTGCACAAACCGAAATAAATAAATTGGCAGAATTACCAAACTTAATAAAAGGTAAAGTAATTGGTCAAGATGAAGCGGTTAGCAAAGTAGTTAAAGCCATTCAGCGTAATCGTGCTGGATTAAAAGACCCTAACAAACCCATTGGCTCATTTATATTTTTAGGTCAAACAGGGGTTGGTAAAACACAGTTAGCCAAAGTTTTATCAAGAGAGTTATTTGATAGCGAAGATGCGCTTGTTAGAATTGATATGAGTGAATACATGGAGAAATTCGCAATTTCTAGATTAATTGGTGCACCTCCAGGATATGTTGGTTATGAAGAAGGCGGACAGTTAACAGAGAAAGTAAGACGCAAGCCTTATGCTGTTATATTATTAGATGAAATTGAAAAAGCGCATCCTGATGTATTCAATATGCTTCTTCAAGTACTAGATGATGGGTATTTAACTGATAGTTTAGGTAGAAAAATAGATTTCAGAAATACCATTATTATCATGACATCTAATATTGGAGCCAGAAGGCTTAAAGATTTTGGCACTGGGGTTGGTTTTGGTACAGCTGCCCAAAAAGCACAAGAAGATGCCAATGCTAGAAGCGTAATAGAAAATGCTTTGAAGAAATCTTTTGCTCCAGAATTTTTAAATAGAATTGATGATGTTATTGTTTTCAATCCGCTAGAAAAAGAAGACATTAATAAAATTATTGATATTGAATTAGAAAAACTATTAGCACGTATTAAAGGCTTAGGTTATGTTTTAAAATTAACCAATAGCGCTAAAGATTATATTGCCGAAAAAGGTTTTGATAAACAATACGGAGCTAGACCTTTAAAAAGAGCTATTCAAAAATATATTGAAGATGCTTTGGCTGAAGAAATTGTTGCTTCTAACATTCAAGACGGTGATAAAATTAAAATAGATTTAGATAAAAAGGCTGATGAACTTAAAATTTCAATTGAAAAAGCAGAAAAACCTGCAGAATCATAA
- the gyrA gene encoding DNA gyrase subunit A encodes MAEGEKLIPINIEDEMKSAYIDYSMSVIVSRALPDVRDGLKPVHRRVLYGMHELGVRANSAHKKSARIVGEVLGKYHPHGDTSVYDTMVRMAQEWSLRYLLVDGQGNFGSIDGDSPAAMRYTEARMQKISEDMLADIDKETVDHKLNFDDTLQEPTVLPTRIPNLLVNGASGIAVGMATNMPPHNLSEVVDGTIAYIENNDIEIDELIKHVKAPDFPTGGTIYGYDGVKEAFQTGRGRIVIRGKANVEEVQGRESIVVTEIPYQVNKADMIKKTADLINDKKLDGISTIRDESDRNGMRIVYVLKRDAIPNIILNKLYKYTALQSSFSVNNIALVDGRPQLLNLKDLIHHFVEHRHEVVVRRTKYELRKAEERAHILEGLIIASDNIDEVIALIRASSNADEAREKLMERFKLTEIQSKAIVEMRLRQLTGLEQDKLRAEYEDLIKTIEDLKDILDKKERRMDIIKEELAVVKDKYGDERRSTIEYAGGDLSIEDMIPNEKVVITISHAGYIKRTSLTEYKTQNRGGVGQKASTTRNEDFLEHLFVGTNHQYMLFFTQKGKCFWMRVYEIPEGSKTSKGRAIQNLINIEQDDKVKAFICTQDLKDSDYINSHYVIMATKNGQVKKTALEQYSRPRTNGINAITIKEGDELLEAKLTTGDSQVMLALKSGKAIRFEEAKTRPMGRGASGVRGITLAGPDDEVIGMVTINKPQEETVLVVSENGYGKRTYIDDPEDGEPVYRITNRGGKGVKTISITEKTGSLVAIKSVTDNDDLMIINKSGIAIRLSIENLRTMGRATQGVKLINLKNSDSIAAVAKVMKDEDDVEKANEAESAENTSNSDDGTTLDDK; translated from the coding sequence ATGGCAGAAGGAGAAAAATTGATACCTATTAACATTGAAGATGAAATGAAATCAGCCTACATTGATTATTCAATGTCGGTCATTGTGTCACGTGCGTTACCAGATGTAAGAGATGGTTTAAAACCAGTACATAGACGTGTTTTATACGGAATGCATGAACTAGGAGTTAGAGCAAATTCGGCACACAAAAAATCTGCTAGAATAGTAGGAGAAGTTTTAGGTAAATATCACCCTCACGGAGATACATCTGTTTATGATACTATGGTGCGTATGGCTCAAGAATGGAGTCTTCGTTATTTATTAGTTGATGGACAAGGAAACTTTGGATCTATAGATGGCGATAGTCCTGCAGCAATGCGTTATACAGAAGCGCGTATGCAAAAAATATCTGAAGACATGTTAGCAGATATTGATAAAGAAACTGTAGATCATAAATTAAATTTTGATGATACGCTACAAGAACCAACGGTGTTACCTACCAGAATTCCAAATCTTTTGGTTAATGGAGCATCAGGTATTGCTGTAGGTATGGCAACCAATATGCCGCCTCATAACTTAAGTGAAGTTGTTGATGGAACTATAGCTTACATTGAAAACAATGATATTGAAATAGATGAGCTAATTAAACATGTAAAAGCTCCAGATTTTCCAACTGGAGGTACTATTTACGGATATGATGGTGTAAAAGAAGCGTTCCAAACGGGGCGCGGTAGAATAGTTATTAGAGGAAAAGCCAATGTTGAAGAAGTACAGGGAAGAGAAAGTATTGTTGTAACTGAAATTCCTTATCAAGTCAATAAAGCTGATATGATTAAAAAGACAGCAGACTTGATTAACGATAAAAAATTAGATGGTATTTCTACTATTAGAGATGAATCTGATAGAAATGGGATGCGCATAGTGTACGTTTTAAAACGTGATGCCATACCAAATATTATACTAAATAAATTATATAAGTATACCGCATTACAATCATCTTTTAGTGTTAATAATATTGCATTGGTAGATGGTCGTCCTCAGCTTTTAAACTTAAAAGATTTAATTCACCATTTTGTAGAACACAGACACGAAGTTGTTGTTAGAAGAACAAAATACGAATTAAGAAAAGCCGAAGAGCGCGCACATATTTTAGAAGGATTAATAATTGCTTCAGATAATATAGACGAAGTTATAGCTTTAATTAGAGCATCATCTAATGCAGATGAAGCTAGAGAAAAGTTAATGGAACGCTTTAAATTAACCGAAATTCAATCTAAAGCAATAGTTGAAATGAGGTTGCGTCAATTAACTGGATTAGAGCAAGATAAGTTGCGTGCAGAATATGAAGATTTAATAAAAACTATAGAAGATTTAAAAGATATCCTAGATAAAAAAGAACGCAGAATGGATATCATTAAAGAAGAACTTGCTGTAGTAAAAGATAAATATGGTGATGAGCGTCGTTCTACTATAGAATATGCTGGTGGAGATTTAAGTATTGAAGATATGATTCCTAATGAAAAAGTGGTTATCACCATTTCTCATGCGGGTTATATTAAACGTACTTCTTTAACAGAATACAAAACACAAAACAGAGGAGGCGTTGGTCAAAAAGCATCAACCACTAGAAATGAAGATTTCTTAGAACATTTATTTGTGGGTACTAATCACCAATATATGTTATTCTTTACTCAAAAAGGAAAATGTTTCTGGATGCGTGTTTATGAAATTCCAGAAGGAAGCAAAACATCCAAAGGAAGAGCTATCCAAAATCTAATAAATATTGAGCAAGATGATAAGGTAAAAGCATTCATTTGTACTCAAGATTTAAAAGATTCAGATTATATTAATAGCCATTATGTAATTATGGCAACTAAAAATGGACAAGTTAAAAAAACTGCTTTAGAGCAGTATTCTCGTCCTAGAACTAACGGTATTAATGCCATTACCATTAAAGAGGGTGATGAGCTATTAGAAGCTAAGTTAACCACTGGTGATAGCCAAGTAATGCTAGCGCTTAAATCTGGTAAAGCCATTCGTTTTGAAGAGGCCAAAACAAGACCAATGGGTCGTGGTGCTTCTGGTGTACGCGGTATTACATTAGCAGGACCAGATGATGAAGTAATAGGTATGGTAACCATTAACAAACCGCAAGAAGAAACTGTGTTGGTAGTTTCAGAAAATGGTTATGGTAAACGTACTTATATTGATGATCCAGAAGATGGAGAACCCGTATATAGAATAACTAATAGAGGTGGTAAAGGTGTTAAAACTATCTCTATTACAGAAAAAACAGGAAGTCTTGTTGCAATTAAAAGTGTTACCGATAATGACGATTTAATGATTATTAATAAATCAGGAATTGCCATTAGGTTAAGTATTGAGAATTTAAGAACTATGGGTAGAGCAACTCAAGGTGTTAAATTAATCAATCTTAAAAATTCAGATTCTATAGCAGCGGTTGCAAAAGTTATGAAAGATGAAGATGATGTTGAAAAAGCTAACGAAGCTGAAAGTGCTGAAAACACTAGCAATTCAGATGATGGCACAACTCTTGATGACAAATAA